The proteins below come from a single Mustela nigripes isolate SB6536 chromosome 14, MUSNIG.SB6536, whole genome shotgun sequence genomic window:
- the CD164L2 gene encoding CD164 sialomucin-like 2 protein isoform X1 gives MAAPGPRALRVALGGGCCCLLLCAQLAVAGKGARGFGRGALLRMNIWPAVPGACKQLKLCEHCVEGHKAHNLSGCVWEQCRPEEPGYCVAQAEVAKEGCSVYNRSESCPAAHHYPTYEPKTVTTGSPPVPEAHSPGFDGASFIGGVVLVLSLQAAAFFVLRFLKAKDSTYQTLI, from the exons atgGCCGCGCCGGGACCCCGCGCCTTACGGGTCGCGCTCGGTGGCGGCTGCTGCTGCCTTCTCCTGTGTGCCCAGCTCGCTGTGGCTG GTAAAGGAGCTCGAGGCTTTGGGCGGGGAGCTCTGCTCCGCATGAACATCTGGCCAGCTGTCCCAGGGGCCTGCAAACAGCTCAAGCTCTGTGAGCATTGTGTGGAGGGGCACAAAGCACACAATCTCTCTGGCTGCGTGTGGGAGCAGTGCCGGCCTGAGGAGCCAG GATACTGTGTGGCCCAAGCTGAGGTGGCCAAGGAAGGTTGCTCTGTCTATAACCGCTCGGAGTCGTGTCCAG CTGCCCACCACTACCCCACCTATGAACCAAAGACAGTCACGACAGGTAG CCCCCCAGTTCCCGAAGCCCACAGCCCTGGCTTTGACGGGGCCAGCTTCATTGGGGGCGTCGTGCTGGTGCTGAGCCTGCAGGCAGCGGCCTTCTTCGTCTTACGCTTCCTCAAGGCCAAGGACAGCACCTACCAGACACT AATCTGA
- the CD164L2 gene encoding CD164 sialomucin-like 2 protein isoform X2, whose amino-acid sequence MAAPGPRALRVALGGGCCCLLLCAQLAVAGKGARGFGRGALLRMNIWPAVPGACKQLKLCEHCVEGHKAHNLSGCVWEQCRPEEPGYCVAQAEVAKEGCSVYNRSESCPAAHHYPTYEPKTVTTGSPPVPEAHSPGFDGASFIGGVVLVLSLQAAAFFVLRFLKAKDSTYQTL is encoded by the exons atgGCCGCGCCGGGACCCCGCGCCTTACGGGTCGCGCTCGGTGGCGGCTGCTGCTGCCTTCTCCTGTGTGCCCAGCTCGCTGTGGCTG GTAAAGGAGCTCGAGGCTTTGGGCGGGGAGCTCTGCTCCGCATGAACATCTGGCCAGCTGTCCCAGGGGCCTGCAAACAGCTCAAGCTCTGTGAGCATTGTGTGGAGGGGCACAAAGCACACAATCTCTCTGGCTGCGTGTGGGAGCAGTGCCGGCCTGAGGAGCCAG GATACTGTGTGGCCCAAGCTGAGGTGGCCAAGGAAGGTTGCTCTGTCTATAACCGCTCGGAGTCGTGTCCAG CTGCCCACCACTACCCCACCTATGAACCAAAGACAGTCACGACAGGTAG CCCCCCAGTTCCCGAAGCCCACAGCCCTGGCTTTGACGGGGCCAGCTTCATTGGGGGCGTCGTGCTGGTGCTGAGCCTGCAGGCAGCGGCCTTCTTCGTCTTACGCTTCCTCAAGGCCAAGGACAGCACCTACCAGACACTGTGA
- the GPR3 gene encoding G-protein coupled receptor 3 has translation MMWGAGSPLAWLSAGSGNVNVSSVGSTEGSTGPAAPLPSPRAWDVVLCISGTLVSCENALVVAIIVGTPTFRAPMFLLVGSLAVADLLAGLGLVLHFAAVFCIGSVEMSLVLVGVLAMAFTASVGSLLAITVDRYLSLYNALTYYSETTVTRTYVMLALVWGGALGLGLLPVLAWNCLDAQATCGVVYPLSKNHLVVLAVAFFMVFGIMLQLYAQICRIVCRHAQQIALQRHLLPASHYVATRKGIATLAVVLGAFAACWLPFTVYCLLGDAHSPPLYTYLTLLPATYNSMINPIIYAFRNQDVQKVLWAICCCCSSSKIPFRSRSPSDV, from the coding sequence ATGATGTGGGGTGCAGGCAGCCCCCTGGCTTGGCTCTCCGCCGGCTCAGGCAACGTGAATGTGAGCAGCGTGGGCTCAACAGAGGGGTCCACAGGCCCAGCCGCCCCGctgccctcccccagggcctgggacGTGGTGCTGTGCATCTCAGGCACCCTGGTGTCCTGTGAGAACGCGCTGGTGGTGGCCATCATTGTGGGCACTCCCACGTTCCGTGCCCCCATGTTCCTGCTGGTGGGCAGCCTGGCTGTGGCCGACCTGCTGGCGGGCCTGGGCCTGGTCCTGCACTTCGCTGCTGTGTTCTGCATTGGCTCGGTGGAAATGAGCCTGGTGCTGGTTGGCGTGCTGGCGATGGCCTTTACTGCCAGCGTGGGCAGCCTGCTGGCCATCACCGTCGACCGCTACCTTTCCCTGTACAATGCCCTCACCTACTACTCAGAGACAACGGTGACTCGGACCTATGTGATGCTGGCCCTAGTGTGGGGGGGCGCACTGGGCCTGGGGCTGCTGCCTGTGCTGGCCTGGAACTGTCTGGATGCCCAGGCCACATGTGGTGTGGTATATCCGCTCTCCAAGAACCATCTGGTGGTCCTGGCCGTTGCCTTCTTCATGGTGTTTGGCATCATGTTGCAGCTCTATGCCCAGATCTGCCGCATCGTCTGCCGCCATGCCCAGCAGATTGCCCTCCAACGGCATCTGCTGCCTGCCTCCCACTATGTGGCCACCCGAAAGGGCATTGCCACGCTGGCCGTGGTGCTTGGCGCCTTTGCCGCCTGTTGGCTGCCCTTCACTGTCTACTGCCTGCTGGGTGACGCCCACTCTCCACCCCTCTACACCTATCTCACCCTTCTCCCCGCGACCTATAACTCCATGATCAACCCCATCATCTACGCCTTCCGCAACCAGGACGTGCAGAAGGTGCTGTGGGCCATCTGCTGCTGTTGTTCCTCTTCCAAGATCCCCTTCCGATCCCGTTCCCCCAGTGACGTCTAG